The genomic stretch ACGCCATCGAACCCACCCCGGCGATCACGAACCGCCTAGCCCCCAGATTGTACAGGCTCTGCCCATTTTTTGTTTTCAGAGACGCAAAAGAATCAGAAGCCTGCATTGCATCGGGTGTCAACTGTCAAGAGCTCGCTAGCTTACGGTGAGCTGCTTGGTGTACTGCTGCACGAGGAGCGTGGAGTACTGGTCGCCGTTGTACTGGTTCCGTGTGTTGTAGTTGGGCATCAGGTAGTTGTTGAGGTAGTCGTTGCTGCCCATGCCCACGTAGAAGATGCTGCGGCCCAGCGAGGAGGACAGCTTCCCGGCGCCGATCTTCCCCTTGATCtggttcagcgtcgtctggaagtTCTTGATCTGCTGGTTGAACGGGATGCGACCCACAAAGTTCTGCCCCGTGTTGTCCAAGATcccggcggcggccgacgcgtagTTCACGCCCTGGAGGGCGCCGGGGCCGCTGTCGGCGTCGGAGGCCTCGGTGTTGGACGGCAGCAGGGGCAGCCCGAGAAGCTCAGCTGCGTCCATGCACAACAAGAGCTTGAGTTAATCAATGAAGCTGTTCTGATCAATTATGTACTCCAGCTAACTTAGATTTGTTGGGGTTGATTCTGTACTGTAAACCAAAGATTTTACTACGCAGTTAGTTGTAACCCTATTTTGTGGTGAATTGTTGGCGGGGACACACCTCGACCGTATGCAGCAGGCATTTAATTACCACCTTACATATTTAGGAGCCCTGGCTAGGATCACATGGAAACATTGACGCCACCCTAGCCAGTGGGTACCATACACGTTTTGACTACTAGCTGAATTCATCGCATCATGTGCACTGTATGTGTTGATCAATTGCAAGGCATTATGATCCCCGGGGAAAATTGAGTACCGCCGTGCTACACTATTTCCTACTAGTACAGGTGTGgagtccctctctctctccctatctCTACACCAAGGAATGCTCTCTCTACGCCCCGGTGTTGGCGTTGTAGATCGAGTTATATGTAGCTTGTCATTTTAAAATACTGAAAATggcatttgaaatttgaaaaaataCAAGGAAATGTAGACGTAGGTAATGATGTATTTTATAAACGTGCAAAGTTCCATCTCAAAATATCTTATATTGTAGCtgtgcaaaaataacaaaagtggAAATCTGAAATAGTGAACAATACAACTTTTAAAACCTCTAAAAAAACGTCGtacatgtagctcgagctacatttGTAATGTAGTTTCCGTCTCCCTACACCAACAATCTGGAGTACACCTACTCTCTTTCTCTATCTACTCCTACACAGTCTCTCTCTCTGTCATTCACTTGAATGTGCACATGGAGGAGGCCGGTCAGTAGTTATTACCACGATGCAACAGTACTGGTACTACAAGCTATGCCACTATTACAGTATCCCAGTGCTTATGTACTCCTAGATTAATTATATAGCCAGATTGATCTAATCAATTTAGATTTGTTTGCAATGGACTATGCACTATGCATGCTTTGCTTGAATTCCAAATGAAAGATGTGAGAAAGGGACTAACAGTACATGCACGGATAGCTTCTTCAAGTAAAACGAGGAGGAGCTGGCTAGCCTaacgatggggggggggggggggggactccTTCATACTAGTCAATAATTGTTTACTGAGTATATATGCTCTAGATCTAGAAACCCTGAGAAAGGTACCGATATTTCCATCAAACCATATCCAGTTCCTCAAACCAGCTGCAAAAGTTTATTAATGTTTCTAAGGATTTTGCATGCATAGTACGTTAACAACTTGCATACATAGATTCTAAAACAAGcagtaatgagttcaatttaataGTATGGTCACCACATACTACTACCAATCTGGCTAGTGATAACGACTTCTCTATAATTTAAAGAACATTCTTCCAGGAACAGATAGACTAAACACATCTGTATACAAAAAGACTAAAAAATACATCAGTATTCCTATTTTTATTGTATGCAAGTCGAACATGGGAAGGACCGAAAACCCAACCTAGCCTGCTGTACCATACcagtatggcagtaccacacgttAGATCACGGGTTTCCTGACGCCCTAGCTTCATTGCGTTATTTGCCATATGACAAGCTCATCTTAGGATGTACTAAAATTAGCAAATAGTGCTCAGAAGAAGCACACTACCTGCCCGCTGATCTGCTACTTCTGCTAGAAACAAAATAGTTCCATTTGTATGGGAAAAAACACATGATATTTTATGCAAATAGCAGAGAATTTTGTGGCTTTGTTGTGAGATGAAATTACTTGTAACCAGCTAGCTCTCAAGCAATCCAGAAACACTAGCAGAGAGAGATGCACATGAGAGCATGCTGCATAGCTAGCTACGCACCTATGGTGTCGACCATGGTGTAGCCGTTGGAGAAGCGGCCGGTGGGCCCGCCGGCGAAGTCGATGCCGTAGGGCAGGTAGTTGGCCTTGGCGAACGAGTTGAGGTCGTTGTTGTTGCCGTTGTCCGTCAGGGAGTCCCCGAACACGAACATGGCCGGCACCGACGGTCCCCCGCCCGTCGTCGTCGCGCCGCTCCCGCCGGTGTCGCCGGGGCCCGTCGGGAGCGTGAAGTTCCACGGCGCGCGCGGGAACAGCGGCCGGGGGAACACCTGAGCCGTTGCGCCGCCGCAAGTGAGGAGCACCAGAAGGAGCACCGTCGTCGCCGTGGAGGCCATGGCTTGTAGAGCTTGGCTAGCCAGCTACTCCAAGCTAGGTGTGGCAGGAGTGTGCAGTGTGGGAGAAGAGGAGCGTAGCTAGCGTCGTATATAGAGGGAGAGCGAAGGGGAGAGGGTTTTGGGGATGGTTGGTGGGTGGATGAGGGAAAGAGTAAATGCGGCTCCTGCCATTGCTTGCTGCCATGGAGATAGATGGAGGAGTAAATGGGGCGCTGTTGGGGCGCGTGCTCGCGACTACGCGAGGGCGACGGTGGTGGCAGCACAAAACAATGGCCGACCGCAGCTGGCGAGCTGCAGTACACTGTGTGCCTGTGATTTGTCAAGGGAAGTATGGCCTTTGCGTTTCTGTGGGTAACTACCAGTAGAGGGCCTGCTGGGCGCACAGTAAAATATAAAAGGCCCGGTCCATGTTCACTAAGACTTGAGAGTATCTGGGCCGTTTGGCCCATTTGAAGCTATGCTGGAATGACACAACCTGAAGGAAGAGTGTTCTCGAGGAAATATTGTCTGGTCAGATTCGATTTTGTGCATCAGTTTTGACCAATATAAGTTATATTAAGAGCAACAAAAATCATACTTGTGACAATCAAGAAAACTATAGAGGATTTATTGGCAGACCACCCAGCAAGATCCTCAACGAGTACCGAGCAGAAAGGCGCGGACAACACTATGGAAGACAAATGTACCAAGCAAGATCAGAATACTTTTATAGAGACTAGCACATCAGTCAATTCCAACAGGTTTAGTTTGTCACCATCGGAACGTGGCCACGACGCCTGGATGCCCTTTTTGAGCTGCAACGACAAATGATTGGAAACACTCGTCTAGGTTTTCATTAATGAAGAGGTAAATCGAGCATATCACAATAAAGTTATAAACCAATGTGGCAACACAAGGATTTGTAATTTTTCTTGATGGTAACATTTGCCACATGAGAGTTTCATCAAGGTAATTATTATGTTATGGGCAATCTGGAGTGCTACGAGAAAGGCAATTCACAAAGAAATTTTTCAAAGCCACTGATCTGTCTATGGTTTCATTATGAACTATCCATCTACACTGAATTTGTTTCATTCGAAGAAAGAGCCTCGGCCACTGGCACACATAGCAGCTCCGGCGAGCCCATGTATTGCACCGTCAAGCAATAGTGTACGTGAAGATAAATGTTGATGCAGCAGTTTTCGAACATGGGAACAGAGGTCTGGGTGCTTCAGTTCTGGTTGTTCAGGGAATTTCAGACCCGGCTAAACTAGAGGCCACATGTCGTGAAGGGCTAGCTCTGGGCGGTGATCTTTCTGTTAATCGGAGGCTTGTTTTACAGTACCTTTTACCTCTCCTAAAAATGGAGAGGTATGATTTCTTCAACGGTTAGGATTGAGCGGCCCAGCAGCCCAGCAAGATGTAAAAAAAGTGGGAAAAAGTTAAATTTAGTACGTATTTGGCCCAGCCCAGCAACAGACCAAAAGGAAGCAACGCACACAAGcgaggccaccgccgccacaccagcgatcgaggccgccgccgcctcatctCCATTCCACTGGCACATCCGCCGGAGAATCCACCGCCTCATCCACTCCGCTGTCACGTCGACCAGCGAGCGAGCCGCCGCCACATCGAGCAGGTTAGTGCAACCATTGAGGGCGACATCAGACGTCCTTGTGATAACAGTCCATGATCGATGTTATTACAAGCTTTACATGATATGATCTGATAAGCAGGACACCACACGTCCATGATCGATGTAAAAAACGACAGCTCAACTCCCTCCTGCCTAATTCTTCAGGCAATGAAACTTCATTATTCTCGAAACAGGAAGAGCAGACATAATCAGACatgttgttttgctattcattacAGTTTACCTATATTTTGGTGGCATTGCATGATAAAAAGTGTGAATTCTTGTTCTATACGCactgaaaaaaaaatcaacatataTTTTGAAACCAGCATGTACCACAAAACCTAAAACATGGTAAAGGAAAACGAAGATAAAAGTTGATCAGCCTACAAAGTAATTAATCAAATTATCAATCAAATGATTATTGAAATAGTTTGATTGTACAATCTGACGGAACTGACATAATAACAGGAAAATGGAAAAACTTATGTAAGAAAATGAAAAAATGTAATATCATGGTAGTGAGAACACAAACTCACAAAATCAGTTTGCGATGTAATCTGTGTGAACAGAAGGTGGTTCGTGCCAACCAAAGATAGACAACCTGAAACATTTCTGCAAAGCAGCTCATGGAGGAAAATGTATCGTTTGCATTCATCGCTTTGAAATTGgatatttaggaaaaaaatacAGTACATGTAAATGAATGCAATTGAATACTCTGAAATCAAAAAGTAGATTGAAGAAAAATAAGAAAGCTTACATCTGTCATTggcaatagcttgcaagcataataCCCATCTCTTCCCCTGTCCAGATCAGTGATGTGCATACACGCTATAAATTTGAGCCTTGTAGATTATTAAGTATACAGAATACAAACAACATGGTGTGAAGGAAGATGACGCATAAACATGTTAATGAACTGACAACAACACGCATCGTTCAACCAACTTTTTAATAAGAAGCATATGAAATTAAAAAAAACTGATCCTTGTTACGATCAGATCTAGTACCGGGAAAATGAATCTTTAATGCAGAGAGCAACTATGACGACAATATGCATTAGGCATTTCAGAGAATGGAAAGCACCATTATATGAGCAGACACCTAGTATAGTATTCAGTGATATCAGATGGAAATGAATTCTTCAGAGCTGCTGGCGCAGACAGACATGTTGCATAGATGGTTGTAGTTGGACTCTGAAAGACAAATATCAGATCACCGAATATTGCAGAAGTGGATCAGATTTTGTATGCACAACCAAGACAATTGATTAGTGATCCAGCGAACAAAGCTGCTTTAAACATCAAGAACATAATCCTTCGATATCTACTTACCTGCTAGATCGGCTCATTTAGTATCTCCCAGATGGCGTTACAACATGGATATAAAATAATATATCAGTTGCTGCGGATGGAAATCATGCAAAATTATATGTATCAATAATAGTTGAAGTTGCGTACCAAGGAAAAAGTATGGACAAAAACAACACAGATAGGGAATTTCACGTGAACAGCTTTTGTTGATACACCTTACATCAGTATCCGCATGCCTCCTTTGGTTCATCTCTATGTGTCAGACTGTTAGCGAATAAGGTAAAGGAGAAAGGGAGTAGCGCCGCCGATGGCATACTCGGCATCTTCCATGGATCCTTAGACGTACGCAGCTAAGGTCTCCTCCAGTAGTCGGCAGCTAGAACATGATACGATCTTGGGTGCTAATTGGTGAAAGCAAATGGAGAAAAGGAGTTCAACTGATCTACGTGGTGGTATATGGAATGGCAGGAAGACGACGTAATGGTGAGAAAATGAAGGGCCGCTGCATAGGTGGAGATCGTGGTGGGAGAGGAAGAGGATACGCCAATCGTTTTGTTATATGGAAGGGGACGGCAGTGCGGCCGGCATCATGGATAAGAGGAAGCAAACCGTCAGTAGATGCGCTGCTGCTCATGTGCGTGTGACTGGGCAGTGCAAGGAACTGAGGTTGTGATACGGACGGATAATTAAGACCATAGATTTTAGATCAGATGGATAAAAACAATTAGGATGATGTGGCTACACCAGatttcagcttgcaaacattaaatgcattttagtggggataaactttatagatattatagatatcaAATCTTAAATGCAATAATATGTTGTTGGAGTAAAAAGGCTCATGAATTTGTAACTACAACGTAAACACAAGAGTTATTCAAGGAACATCTCCAGCATATTGTGTCCGTTATTCATCTAGATTGAATTATGGTTTGTATACTTTAACCTTAAATCAATTGTGCAAATTGTAAAAATATTTAAAGAATTCACTCATAATAATGATTAACCAATTATATTCCAATTTTTGCATTTTTTACAATTCGGCGGCAATAGGTGGTGGCATGATAGTGGCGTAGCGTTCAAGTTGACGGCGGAGTTGGACATTGGCGTGTCGGGGACAACAGACACCTGCCATGGCGGCGAGAGgattgagggcatctccagcggcgcgacgcatttcggacgctcgacagaccgtttttgtccgcgcgtccgtttgcacctaggggtggctctagcgggccgacgcattttcgcgtttgcatcaatttatgaagtttccaaacaacaaaataaggaaatcaacaaagtcatagttattacatttaaaagtcgacatgaaaataagatagtatttctctaggcatgatcttcatggccagccaatgtccactgatgctcaatcagatccgtttgcagctgtttggagacgttctcgtcagtgacttctacattcctatgtagatagtcctgccaagatgaagctccaggaagtggcgcaacccGCTCACCTGGAAATCCCATTGGTTCTCATTGCggacatcaggacgctcgttctcaacgatcatgttgtgcatgatcacgcagcatgtcatcacctcatgcatggtcttcagggaccatgttcttgccgggtgacggataattgcccaccgagcttggagcacaccaaatccgcgctccacatctttcctgcaagcctcttgcatcttggcaaacctcctcgtcttctcggagtttggattacgaacagtattcaccaatgtggcccagtcagggtagatgccatcagcaagataatatggcttgtcatatgcatttccattgatctcatagctcacccggggaactttaccttgcatgagcctgttgaaaaccggtgatcggtgcaacacattgatgtcattgttggaaccggccatgccaaagaatgaatgtcaaatccataaatcttgagatatgacagcttcaagaatgacagttcttccctcctcatgcccgctgtacgcaccctgccatccaaatggacagtttttccactgccagtgcatgcaatctatgctgccaatcatttctgggaagcctctagactcgttgatagacatgagccgccttgtatcctcaacagttggctccctacagtaatactctccgaacacggcaatcactgctcggcaaaacctg from Lolium rigidum isolate FL_2022 chromosome 4, APGP_CSIRO_Lrig_0.1, whole genome shotgun sequence encodes the following:
- the LOC124647862 gene encoding GDSL esterase/lipase At1g71691-like, whose translation is MASTATTVLLLVLLTCGGATAQVFPRPLFPRAPWNFTLPTGPGDTGGSGATTTGGGPSVPAMFVFGDSLTDNGNNNDLNSFAKANYLPYGIDFAGGPTGRFSNGYTMVDTIAELLGLPLLPSNTEASDADSGPGALQGVNYASAAAGILDNTGQNFVGRIPFNQQIKNFQTTLNQIKGKIGAGKLSSSLGRSIFYVGMGSNDYLNNYLMPNYNTRNQYNGDQYSTLLVQQYTKQLTSLYNLGARRFVIAGVGSMACIPNMRARSPTNMCSPDVDELIAPFNSKVKGMVNTLNVNLPHARFIYIDNFEMISEILRNPFNYGFSVVDRGCCGLGRNRGMITCLPLLRPCPNRSTYIFWDAFHPTDRVNVLLGKAAYSGGTDLVYPMNIQQLAAWQP